The Bos javanicus breed banteng chromosome 18, ARS-OSU_banteng_1.0, whole genome shotgun sequence genome has a segment encoding these proteins:
- the IGFLR1 gene encoding IGF-like family receptor 1 isoform X1 produces the protein MPPHPLLPSSAPVSWQVRQKRCAGSRVVRGPQIAGSSRMGPLRLLPTAVLLLAQAAPWEASQHCGRLEYWNPDNRCCGSCLQRFGPPPCADLEFSENCGLDDAGNHVMHPFQECPPGQCNPNSAELCSLCGGGATAPIPSGSRGGTGRPCREKPVPNKEPCPLTPGKSSILSSQEPSSPGIPSVSWTSEHKAPQQAWPSLSFALFLVLVLLVTSAIILLALQRHHRRLDQGKAVQHPYPSLVCSDLDTHTRFLHLSSPASLETSEARDSWKEVSLSPLLGREMPSLESQPLSRLLDELEVLEELILLLDPEPGPGGRMACGTTRHLAARYGLPAAWSTFAYSLRPSRSPLRALIEMVVAREPSASLGQLGTHLAQIGRADALQVLSKLGSSGACLA, from the exons ATGCCTCCACATCCACTGCTTCCTTCTTCTGCCCCGGTTTCCTGGCAAGTGCGGCAGAAGCGCTGTGCAGGAAGTCGTGTGGTCAGGGGCCCCCAGATTGCAGGCTCCTCCCGGATGGGGCCCCTACGCCTCCTCCCGACTGCTGTGCTGCTCCTGGCCCAGGCGGCGCCTTGGGAGGCCTCTCAGCACTGCGGCCGCCTCGAGTACTGGAACCCTGACAACCGGTGCTGCGGCAGCTGCCTGCAGCGCTTCGGGCCGCCCCCTTGCGCGG ACCTAGAGTTTTCGGAAAACTGCGGGCTGGATGATGCTGGCAATCACGTAATGCACCCCTTCCAAGAGTGTCCTCCTGGACAGTGCAATCCAAACAGCGCGGAGCTATGTAGCCTTTGTGGCGGCGGAGCAACGGCACCCATTCCCTCGGGGAGCCGCGGCGGAACTGGGCGGCCCTGCCGAGAG AAGCCTGTCCCTAACAAAGAGCCCTGCCCACTGACACCTGGAAAATCGAGCATCCTTAGCTCCCAGGAGCCCAGCTCACCAGGGATTCCCAGTGTTTCGTGGACTTCTGAGCACAAAGCCCCTCAGCAAGCCTGGCCGAGTTTGAGTTTTGCCCTGTTCCTAGTGCTAGTTCTGCTCGTGACCTCAGCCATAATCCTGCTTGCCCTGCAAAGGCACCACCGTCGCCTCGACCAAGGGAAAGCAGTCCAACACCCATATCCTAGCTTGGTTTGCAGCGACCTTGACACCCACACCCGCTTCTTGCACTTGtcctctccagcctccctggAGACTTCAGAGGCAAGGGACTCATGGAAGGAGGTCTCTCTGTCTCCACTCCTAGGCAGGG AGATGCCAAGCCTGGAGTCGCAGCCCCTGTCTCGCCTCCTGGATGAGCTGGAGGTGCTGGAGGAGCTGATCCTGTTGCTAGACCCTGAGCCTGGGCCGGGTGGGAGGATGGCCTGTGGCACCACTCGACACCTGGCTGCAAGATACGGACTGCCTGCTGCCTGGTCCACTTTCGCCTACTCACTGCGGCCCAGTCGCTCACCTCTGAGGGCTCTGATTGAGATGGTGGTGGCACGGGAGCCCTCTGCCTCTCTGGGCCAGCTTGGCACACACCTGGCCCAGATAGGGAGGGCAGATGCACTGCAGGTGCTGTCCAAACTTGGCTCATCAGGGGCTTGCCTGGCCTAG
- the PSENEN gene encoding gamma-secretase subunit PEN-2 has product MNLERVSNEEKLNLCRKYYLGGFAFLPFLWLVNIFWFFREAFIVPAYTEQSQIKGYVWRSAVGFFLWVIVLSTWITIFQIYRPRWGALGDYLSFTIPLGTP; this is encoded by the exons ATGAACTTGGAGCGGGTGTCCAACGAAGAGAAGTTGAACCTCTGCCGGAAGTACTACCTGG gtGGGTTTGCCTTCCTGCCTTTTCTCTGGTTGGTCAACATTTTCTGGTTCTTCCGAGAGGCCTTCATTGTCCCGGCATACACGGAGCAGAGCCAAATCAAAGGCT ATGTCTGGCGCTCAGCTGTGGGCTTCTTCTTATGGGTGATTGTACTCTCCACCTGGATCACTATCTTCCAGATCTACCGGCCACGTTGGGGCGCCCTTGGGGACTACCTCTCTTTCACCATACCCCTGGGTACCCCCTGA
- the U2AF1L4 gene encoding splicing factor U2AF 26 kDa subunit isoform X2, protein MFIWVRKRPPTHQWSLNFLRSGPLCHFQPRTFARDAPSFSGDCSFFGEATPRACAFRQLHWIGACRHGDRCSRLHNKPTFSQTIVLLNLYRNPQNTAQTADGSHCHVSDVEVQEHYDNFFEEVFTELQEKYGEIEEMNVCDNLGDHLVGNVYVKFRREEDAERAVVELNNRWFNGQAVHAELSPVTDFRESCCRQYEMGECTRGGFCNFMHLRPISRDLRRQLYGRGPRRRSPPRSHTGHRPRERNRRRSPDHRHGRF, encoded by the exons ATGTTTATTTGGGTGCGGAAACGACCCCCGACTCACCAGTGGAGTCTTAACTTCCTCCGGTCTGGGCCCCTTTGCCACTTTCAACCACGGACTTTTGCGCGAGATGCCCCAAGTTTCTCTGGAGATTGTAGTTTTTTTGGTGAGGCAACGCCGCGCGCATGCGCCTTCAGGCAACTCCACTGG ATCGGGGCCTGCCGGCACGGGGACCGGTGCTCCCGGCTTCACAACAAGCCGACTTTCAGCCAG ACCATAGTGCTGCTCAACCTGTATCGGAATCCACAGAACACCGCCCAAACCGCAGACGGATCTCACT gtcACGTGAGCGACGTGGAGGTGCAAGAACACTATGATAACTTCTTCGAG GAAGTGTTCACCGAACTGCAGGAGAAGTACGGGGAGATTGAAGAGATGAATGTGTGCGACAACCTGGGGGATCACCTCGTGGGCAATGTTTATGTCAAG TTTCGGCGTGAGGAAGATGCAGAGCGGGCAGTGGTTGAGCTCAATAACCGCTGGTTCAACGGGCAAGCTGTGCATGCTGAGCTGTCTCCCGTCACCGATTTCCGGGAGTCGTGCTGTCGGCAGTATGAGATGGG GGAATGTACCCGCGGTGGTTTCTGCAACTTCATGCACCTGCGACCCATTTCCCGAGACCTCCGGCGGCAGCTCTACGGGCGGGGACCCAGGCGCAG GTCACCCCCAAGGTCCCATACTGGCCACCGTCCCCGAGAAAGAAATCGACGACGGTCTCCAGACCACCGGCATGGCCGTTTCTGA
- the U2AF1L4 gene encoding splicing factor U2AF 26 kDa subunit isoform X1, with amino-acid sequence MFIWVRKRPPTHQWSLNFLRSGPLCHFQPRTFARDAPSFSGDCSFFGEATPRACAFRQLHWIGACRHGDRCSRLHNKPTFSQVPPPTFRLFSQELGHAPTIVLLNLYRNPQNTAQTADGSHCHVSDVEVQEHYDNFFEEVFTELQEKYGEIEEMNVCDNLGDHLVGNVYVKFRREEDAERAVVELNNRWFNGQAVHAELSPVTDFRESCCRQYEMGECTRGGFCNFMHLRPISRDLRRQLYGRGPRRRSPPRSHTGHRPRERNRRRSPDHRHGRF; translated from the exons ATGTTTATTTGGGTGCGGAAACGACCCCCGACTCACCAGTGGAGTCTTAACTTCCTCCGGTCTGGGCCCCTTTGCCACTTTCAACCACGGACTTTTGCGCGAGATGCCCCAAGTTTCTCTGGAGATTGTAGTTTTTTTGGTGAGGCAACGCCGCGCGCATGCGCCTTCAGGCAACTCCACTGG ATCGGGGCCTGCCGGCACGGGGACCGGTGCTCCCGGCTTCACAACAAGCCGACTTTCAGCCAG GTTCCTCCCCCAACCTTCAGGCTCTTCTCCCAGGAACTTGGCCACGCCCCC ACCATAGTGCTGCTCAACCTGTATCGGAATCCACAGAACACCGCCCAAACCGCAGACGGATCTCACT gtcACGTGAGCGACGTGGAGGTGCAAGAACACTATGATAACTTCTTCGAG GAAGTGTTCACCGAACTGCAGGAGAAGTACGGGGAGATTGAAGAGATGAATGTGTGCGACAACCTGGGGGATCACCTCGTGGGCAATGTTTATGTCAAG TTTCGGCGTGAGGAAGATGCAGAGCGGGCAGTGGTTGAGCTCAATAACCGCTGGTTCAACGGGCAAGCTGTGCATGCTGAGCTGTCTCCCGTCACCGATTTCCGGGAGTCGTGCTGTCGGCAGTATGAGATGGG GGAATGTACCCGCGGTGGTTTCTGCAACTTCATGCACCTGCGACCCATTTCCCGAGACCTCCGGCGGCAGCTCTACGGGCGGGGACCCAGGCGCAG GTCACCCCCAAGGTCCCATACTGGCCACCGTCCCCGAGAAAGAAATCGACGACGGTCTCCAGACCACCGGCATGGCCGTTTCTGA
- the U2AF1L4 gene encoding splicing factor U2AF 26 kDa subunit isoform X7, which yields MLLNNGNDINSRQSWRVWIGACRHGDRCSRLHNKPTFSQVPPPTFRLFSQELGHAPTIVLLNLYRNPQNTAQTADGSHCHVSDVEVQEHYDNFFEEVFTELQEKYGEIEEMNVCDNLGDHLVGNVYVKFRREEDAERAVVELNNRWFNGQAVHAELSPVTDFRESCCRQYEMGECTRGGFCNFMHLRPISRDLRRQLYGRGPRRRSPPRSHTGHRPRERNRRRSPDHRHGRF from the exons ATGCTTTTAAACAACGGAAATGACATAAATAGCAGACAGAGTTGGAGGGTTTGG ATCGGGGCCTGCCGGCACGGGGACCGGTGCTCCCGGCTTCACAACAAGCCGACTTTCAGCCAG GTTCCTCCCCCAACCTTCAGGCTCTTCTCCCAGGAACTTGGCCACGCCCCC ACCATAGTGCTGCTCAACCTGTATCGGAATCCACAGAACACCGCCCAAACCGCAGACGGATCTCACT gtcACGTGAGCGACGTGGAGGTGCAAGAACACTATGATAACTTCTTCGAG GAAGTGTTCACCGAACTGCAGGAGAAGTACGGGGAGATTGAAGAGATGAATGTGTGCGACAACCTGGGGGATCACCTCGTGGGCAATGTTTATGTCAAG TTTCGGCGTGAGGAAGATGCAGAGCGGGCAGTGGTTGAGCTCAATAACCGCTGGTTCAACGGGCAAGCTGTGCATGCTGAGCTGTCTCCCGTCACCGATTTCCGGGAGTCGTGCTGTCGGCAGTATGAGATGGG GGAATGTACCCGCGGTGGTTTCTGCAACTTCATGCACCTGCGACCCATTTCCCGAGACCTCCGGCGGCAGCTCTACGGGCGGGGACCCAGGCGCAG GTCACCCCCAAGGTCCCATACTGGCCACCGTCCCCGAGAAAGAAATCGACGACGGTCTCCAGACCACCGGCATGGCCGTTTCTGA
- the U2AF1L4 gene encoding splicing factor U2AF 26 kDa subunit isoform X8, with protein sequence MLLNNGNDINSRQSWRVWIGACRHGDRCSRLHNKPTFSQTIVLLNLYRNPQNTAQTADGSHCHVSDVEVQEHYDNFFEEVFTELQEKYGEIEEMNVCDNLGDHLVGNVYVKFRREEDAERAVVELNNRWFNGQAVHAELSPVTDFRESCCRQYEMGECTRGGFCNFMHLRPISRDLRRQLYGRGPRRRSPPRSHTGHRPRERNRRRSPDHRHGRF encoded by the exons ATGCTTTTAAACAACGGAAATGACATAAATAGCAGACAGAGTTGGAGGGTTTGG ATCGGGGCCTGCCGGCACGGGGACCGGTGCTCCCGGCTTCACAACAAGCCGACTTTCAGCCAG ACCATAGTGCTGCTCAACCTGTATCGGAATCCACAGAACACCGCCCAAACCGCAGACGGATCTCACT gtcACGTGAGCGACGTGGAGGTGCAAGAACACTATGATAACTTCTTCGAG GAAGTGTTCACCGAACTGCAGGAGAAGTACGGGGAGATTGAAGAGATGAATGTGTGCGACAACCTGGGGGATCACCTCGTGGGCAATGTTTATGTCAAG TTTCGGCGTGAGGAAGATGCAGAGCGGGCAGTGGTTGAGCTCAATAACCGCTGGTTCAACGGGCAAGCTGTGCATGCTGAGCTGTCTCCCGTCACCGATTTCCGGGAGTCGTGCTGTCGGCAGTATGAGATGGG GGAATGTACCCGCGGTGGTTTCTGCAACTTCATGCACCTGCGACCCATTTCCCGAGACCTCCGGCGGCAGCTCTACGGGCGGGGACCCAGGCGCAG GTCACCCCCAAGGTCCCATACTGGCCACCGTCCCCGAGAAAGAAATCGACGACGGTCTCCAGACCACCGGCATGGCCGTTTCTGA
- the U2AF1L4 gene encoding splicing factor U2AF 26 kDa subunit isoform X6, with translation MRLQATPLDRGLPARGPVLPASQQADFQPGPTLSPGFFLVGPLQVPPPTFRLFSQELGHAPTIVLLNLYRNPQNTAQTADGSHCHVSDVEVQEHYDNFFEEVFTELQEKYGEIEEMNVCDNLGDHLVGNVYVKFRREEDAERAVVELNNRWFNGQAVHAELSPVTDFRESCCRQYEMGECTRGGFCNFMHLRPISRDLRRQLYGRGPRRRSPPRSHTGHRPRERNRRRSPDHRHGRF, from the exons ATGCGCCTTCAGGCAACTCCACTGG ATCGGGGCCTGCCGGCACGGGGACCGGTGCTCCCGGCTTCACAACAAGCCGACTTTCAGCCAG GGCCCACCCTATCGCCCGGTTTTTTTCTTGTCGGACCTCTACAGGTTCCTCCCCCAACCTTCAGGCTCTTCTCCCAGGAACTTGGCCACGCCCCC ACCATAGTGCTGCTCAACCTGTATCGGAATCCACAGAACACCGCCCAAACCGCAGACGGATCTCACT gtcACGTGAGCGACGTGGAGGTGCAAGAACACTATGATAACTTCTTCGAG GAAGTGTTCACCGAACTGCAGGAGAAGTACGGGGAGATTGAAGAGATGAATGTGTGCGACAACCTGGGGGATCACCTCGTGGGCAATGTTTATGTCAAG TTTCGGCGTGAGGAAGATGCAGAGCGGGCAGTGGTTGAGCTCAATAACCGCTGGTTCAACGGGCAAGCTGTGCATGCTGAGCTGTCTCCCGTCACCGATTTCCGGGAGTCGTGCTGTCGGCAGTATGAGATGGG GGAATGTACCCGCGGTGGTTTCTGCAACTTCATGCACCTGCGACCCATTTCCCGAGACCTCCGGCGGCAGCTCTACGGGCGGGGACCCAGGCGCAG GTCACCCCCAAGGTCCCATACTGGCCACCGTCCCCGAGAAAGAAATCGACGACGGTCTCCAGACCACCGGCATGGCCGTTTCTGA
- the IGFLR1 gene encoding IGF-like family receptor 1 isoform X2 has product MGPLRLLPTAVLLLAQAAPWEASQHCGRLEYWNPDNRCCGSCLQRFGPPPCADLEFSENCGLDDAGNHVMHPFQECPPGQCNPNSAELCSLCGGGATAPIPSGSRGGTGRPCREKPVPNKEPCPLTPGKSSILSSQEPSSPGIPSVSWTSEHKAPQQAWPSLSFALFLVLVLLVTSAIILLALQRHHRRLDQGKAVQHPYPSLVCSDLDTHTRFLHLSSPASLETSEARDSWKEVSLSPLLGREMPSLESQPLSRLLDELEVLEELILLLDPEPGPGGRMACGTTRHLAARYGLPAAWSTFAYSLRPSRSPLRALIEMVVAREPSASLGQLGTHLAQIGRADALQVLSKLGSSGACLA; this is encoded by the exons ATGGGGCCCCTACGCCTCCTCCCGACTGCTGTGCTGCTCCTGGCCCAGGCGGCGCCTTGGGAGGCCTCTCAGCACTGCGGCCGCCTCGAGTACTGGAACCCTGACAACCGGTGCTGCGGCAGCTGCCTGCAGCGCTTCGGGCCGCCCCCTTGCGCGG ACCTAGAGTTTTCGGAAAACTGCGGGCTGGATGATGCTGGCAATCACGTAATGCACCCCTTCCAAGAGTGTCCTCCTGGACAGTGCAATCCAAACAGCGCGGAGCTATGTAGCCTTTGTGGCGGCGGAGCAACGGCACCCATTCCCTCGGGGAGCCGCGGCGGAACTGGGCGGCCCTGCCGAGAG AAGCCTGTCCCTAACAAAGAGCCCTGCCCACTGACACCTGGAAAATCGAGCATCCTTAGCTCCCAGGAGCCCAGCTCACCAGGGATTCCCAGTGTTTCGTGGACTTCTGAGCACAAAGCCCCTCAGCAAGCCTGGCCGAGTTTGAGTTTTGCCCTGTTCCTAGTGCTAGTTCTGCTCGTGACCTCAGCCATAATCCTGCTTGCCCTGCAAAGGCACCACCGTCGCCTCGACCAAGGGAAAGCAGTCCAACACCCATATCCTAGCTTGGTTTGCAGCGACCTTGACACCCACACCCGCTTCTTGCACTTGtcctctccagcctccctggAGACTTCAGAGGCAAGGGACTCATGGAAGGAGGTCTCTCTGTCTCCACTCCTAGGCAGGG AGATGCCAAGCCTGGAGTCGCAGCCCCTGTCTCGCCTCCTGGATGAGCTGGAGGTGCTGGAGGAGCTGATCCTGTTGCTAGACCCTGAGCCTGGGCCGGGTGGGAGGATGGCCTGTGGCACCACTCGACACCTGGCTGCAAGATACGGACTGCCTGCTGCCTGGTCCACTTTCGCCTACTCACTGCGGCCCAGTCGCTCACCTCTGAGGGCTCTGATTGAGATGGTGGTGGCACGGGAGCCCTCTGCCTCTCTGGGCCAGCTTGGCACACACCTGGCCCAGATAGGGAGGGCAGATGCACTGCAGGTGCTGTCCAAACTTGGCTCATCAGGGGCTTGCCTGGCCTAG
- the U2AF1L4 gene encoding splicing factor U2AF 26 kDa subunit isoform X4 — protein sequence MPQVSLEIVVFLVRQRRAHAPSGNSTGVNCSFYFKIGACRHGDRCSRLHNKPTFSQVPPPTFRLFSQELGHAPTIVLLNLYRNPQNTAQTADGSHCHVSDVEVQEHYDNFFEEVFTELQEKYGEIEEMNVCDNLGDHLVGNVYVKFRREEDAERAVVELNNRWFNGQAVHAELSPVTDFRESCCRQYEMGECTRGGFCNFMHLRPISRDLRRQLYGRGPRRRSPPRSHTGHRPRERNRRRSPDHRHGRF from the exons ATGCCCCAAGTTTCTCTGGAGATTGTAGTTTTTTTGGTGAGGCAACGCCGCGCGCATGCGCCTTCAGGCAACTCCACTGG GGTTAACTGCTCTTTTTACTTTAAGATCGGGGCCTGCCGGCACGGGGACCGGTGCTCCCGGCTTCACAACAAGCCGACTTTCAGCCAG GTTCCTCCCCCAACCTTCAGGCTCTTCTCCCAGGAACTTGGCCACGCCCCC ACCATAGTGCTGCTCAACCTGTATCGGAATCCACAGAACACCGCCCAAACCGCAGACGGATCTCACT gtcACGTGAGCGACGTGGAGGTGCAAGAACACTATGATAACTTCTTCGAG GAAGTGTTCACCGAACTGCAGGAGAAGTACGGGGAGATTGAAGAGATGAATGTGTGCGACAACCTGGGGGATCACCTCGTGGGCAATGTTTATGTCAAG TTTCGGCGTGAGGAAGATGCAGAGCGGGCAGTGGTTGAGCTCAATAACCGCTGGTTCAACGGGCAAGCTGTGCATGCTGAGCTGTCTCCCGTCACCGATTTCCGGGAGTCGTGCTGTCGGCAGTATGAGATGGG GGAATGTACCCGCGGTGGTTTCTGCAACTTCATGCACCTGCGACCCATTTCCCGAGACCTCCGGCGGCAGCTCTACGGGCGGGGACCCAGGCGCAG GTCACCCCCAAGGTCCCATACTGGCCACCGTCCCCGAGAAAGAAATCGACGACGGTCTCCAGACCACCGGCATGGCCGTTTCTGA
- the U2AF1L4 gene encoding splicing factor U2AF 26 kDa subunit isoform X5 has product MLLNNGNDINSRQSWRVWVKMAEYLASIFGTEKDKVNCSFYFKIGACRHGDRCSRLHNKPTFSQTIVLLNLYRNPQNTAQTADGSHCHVSDVEVQEHYDNFFEEVFTELQEKYGEIEEMNVCDNLGDHLVGNVYVKFRREEDAERAVVELNNRWFNGQAVHAELSPVTDFRESCCRQYEMGECTRGGFCNFMHLRPISRDLRRQLYGRGPRRRSPPRSHTGHRPRERNRRRSPDHRHGRF; this is encoded by the exons ATGCTTTTAAACAACGGAAATGACATAAATAGCAGACAGAGTTGGAGGGTTTGGGTAAAAATGGCTGAATATTTAGCATCGATATTCGGGACTGAGAAGGACAA GGTTAACTGCTCTTTTTACTTTAAGATCGGGGCCTGCCGGCACGGGGACCGGTGCTCCCGGCTTCACAACAAGCCGACTTTCAGCCAG ACCATAGTGCTGCTCAACCTGTATCGGAATCCACAGAACACCGCCCAAACCGCAGACGGATCTCACT gtcACGTGAGCGACGTGGAGGTGCAAGAACACTATGATAACTTCTTCGAG GAAGTGTTCACCGAACTGCAGGAGAAGTACGGGGAGATTGAAGAGATGAATGTGTGCGACAACCTGGGGGATCACCTCGTGGGCAATGTTTATGTCAAG TTTCGGCGTGAGGAAGATGCAGAGCGGGCAGTGGTTGAGCTCAATAACCGCTGGTTCAACGGGCAAGCTGTGCATGCTGAGCTGTCTCCCGTCACCGATTTCCGGGAGTCGTGCTGTCGGCAGTATGAGATGGG GGAATGTACCCGCGGTGGTTTCTGCAACTTCATGCACCTGCGACCCATTTCCCGAGACCTCCGGCGGCAGCTCTACGGGCGGGGACCCAGGCGCAG GTCACCCCCAAGGTCCCATACTGGCCACCGTCCCCGAGAAAGAAATCGACGACGGTCTCCAGACCACCGGCATGGCCGTTTCTGA
- the U2AF1L4 gene encoding splicing factor U2AF 26 kDa subunit isoform X3 produces the protein MLLNNGNDINSRQSWRVWVKMAEYLASIFGTEKDKVNCSFYFKIGACRHGDRCSRLHNKPTFSQVPPPTFRLFSQELGHAPTIVLLNLYRNPQNTAQTADGSHCHVSDVEVQEHYDNFFEEVFTELQEKYGEIEEMNVCDNLGDHLVGNVYVKFRREEDAERAVVELNNRWFNGQAVHAELSPVTDFRESCCRQYEMGECTRGGFCNFMHLRPISRDLRRQLYGRGPRRRSPPRSHTGHRPRERNRRRSPDHRHGRF, from the exons ATGCTTTTAAACAACGGAAATGACATAAATAGCAGACAGAGTTGGAGGGTTTGGGTAAAAATGGCTGAATATTTAGCATCGATATTCGGGACTGAGAAGGACAA GGTTAACTGCTCTTTTTACTTTAAGATCGGGGCCTGCCGGCACGGGGACCGGTGCTCCCGGCTTCACAACAAGCCGACTTTCAGCCAG GTTCCTCCCCCAACCTTCAGGCTCTTCTCCCAGGAACTTGGCCACGCCCCC ACCATAGTGCTGCTCAACCTGTATCGGAATCCACAGAACACCGCCCAAACCGCAGACGGATCTCACT gtcACGTGAGCGACGTGGAGGTGCAAGAACACTATGATAACTTCTTCGAG GAAGTGTTCACCGAACTGCAGGAGAAGTACGGGGAGATTGAAGAGATGAATGTGTGCGACAACCTGGGGGATCACCTCGTGGGCAATGTTTATGTCAAG TTTCGGCGTGAGGAAGATGCAGAGCGGGCAGTGGTTGAGCTCAATAACCGCTGGTTCAACGGGCAAGCTGTGCATGCTGAGCTGTCTCCCGTCACCGATTTCCGGGAGTCGTGCTGTCGGCAGTATGAGATGGG GGAATGTACCCGCGGTGGTTTCTGCAACTTCATGCACCTGCGACCCATTTCCCGAGACCTCCGGCGGCAGCTCTACGGGCGGGGACCCAGGCGCAG GTCACCCCCAAGGTCCCATACTGGCCACCGTCCCCGAGAAAGAAATCGACGACGGTCTCCAGACCACCGGCATGGCCGTTTCTGA
- the LIN37 gene encoding protein lin-37 homolog, producing MFPVKVKVEKSELEMAKARNQLDAVLQCLLEKSHMDRERLDEEPGKTSLDTHNKDCSITATGKRPSARFPHQRRKKRREMDEGLAEGGPQRSNTYVIKLFDRSVDLAQFSENTPLYPICRAWMRNSPTVRERERSPSSPLPPLPEDEEGSEVNNSKSRDVYKLPPPTAPGPPGDACRSRIPSPLQPETQGTPDDEPSEPEPSPSTLIYRNMQRWKRIRQRWKEASHRNQLRYSESMKILREMYERQ from the exons ATGTTCccggtgaaggtgaaagtggagaaatCAG agTTGGAGATGGCCAAGGCCCGGAACCAACTGGATGCTGTTCTGCAGTGTCTGCTAGAGAAGAGTCACATGGACAG GGAGCGTCTGGATGAGGAACCTGGGAAGACCTCCTTAGACACCCACAACAA GGATTGCTCCATCACGGCCACCGGCAAACG ACCATCTGCCCGATTCCCCCACCAgcggaggaagaagaggagggagatGGATGAGGGGCTGGCTGAGGGAGGGCCACAGCGATCCA ACACGTATGTGATCAAGCTGTTTGACCGGAGTGTGGACTTGGCTCAGTTCAGTGAGAACACACCACTGTACCCCATCTGCCGAGCCTGGATGCGCAACAGCCCCACAGTGCGCGAGCGTGAACGTTCACCCAGCTCGCCGCTGCCGCCCCTGCCTGAGGATGAGGAG GGTTCCGAGGTCAACAACAGCAAGAGTCGTGACGTGTATAAGCTGCCTCCACCCACAGCTCCCGGGCCACCTGGGGACGCCTGCAGATCCCGAATTCCATCCCCGCTGCAGCCTGAGACCCAGGGTACCCCTGATGATGAG CCCTCCGAGCCTGAGCCCTCACCCTCCACGCTTATCTACCGTAACATGCAGCGCTGGAAACGTATCCGCCAGAG GTGGAAGGAGGCATCTCATCGGAACCAGCTACGTTACTCAGAGAGCATGAAGATCCTACGGGAGATGTACGAGCGACAGTGA